AAGTTGATATACTAGTTTTACACCCTGACTATCCTAAAATACTTCTTAACAAGAAATTATATTTTTCAAATGGAGTTTTAGCTGCTTTCGAATGTAAAAACACTCTTCGGATTAGAGATTTAGAAAAAATATTTCAAAATACAATAAAAATCAAAAATCTTTATCCAAAAAGAAAAGGAAACTTTTATAAAGAATTAAATAGCGGTATTATCTATGGAATCTTAGCTCATTCCTATGAATTTAGTAACAAAAAAGTAGATCCAGAATTATTATTAGAAGACCAAATCTATAACCTTGATGAAAAAATAATCAATTCACCAATTGAAATGATCGATCTAATTTGTGTTTCAAATCTTGGAACATGGGAAGCATACCGTACATCTTACATTAATACTAAAGGTGATGAGAAAAAAATTAGCACAATTACAGGTTACAATAGGTTTAACAATATTCTAGATATCGATAAAAAAATTCTTCCATTGGCTATGTTGATATCTAAATTATATTGGAAACTCTCATGGCAATACCAGAGTTTACAAAGAGTAGCAACCTATTTTAATAATATCTCAATATATTCAAGCTCGACATTTAGGCCAAGATTTTGGGAAAATTATAAATACTCCGATATAATAACTAAAGAATTAGATAATAATTTCGAAGAAATT
This genomic stretch from Leptospira wolbachii serovar Codice str. CDC harbors:
- a CDS encoding DUF6602 domain-containing protein — translated: MFNHEYKEFYSQLYSELQSEYSRIYKRTSEDPGTAGDQGEENWAEILRDWLPDSFKIITKGRIINERNETSPQVDILVLHPDYPKILLNKKLYFSNGVLAAFECKNTLRIRDLEKIFQNTIKIKNLYPKRKGNFYKELNSGIIYGILAHSYEFSNKKVDPELLLEDQIYNLDEKIINSPIEMIDLICVSNLGTWEAYRTSYINTKGDEKKISTITGYNRFNNILDIDKKILPLAMLISKLYWKLSWQYQSLQRVATYFNNISIYSSSTFRPRFWENYKYSDIITKELDNNFEEISKSEKIYGWDEFNNFNY